Proteins encoded together in one Mycobacterium noviomagense window:
- a CDS encoding cutinase family protein, whose product MTVREIARMLAASVVTAGALVSATMPPAQADQCPNSEVVFARGTGEPPGLGGVGQAFVDSLQSQLPGQSIGVYPVNYPATNDYVNSALAGASDASAHVQNTVATCPNTKVVLGGYSQGAGVMDLVSNQLPPQPADHVAAVALFGNPSSSYANSLTNGQIPAVNSAYRPKTIDLCIPDDIICAEGGNMVPHLMYVQSGMPDQAATFVASRLQPSST is encoded by the coding sequence ATGACTGTCCGCGAAATCGCTCGCATGCTCGCTGCTTCTGTGGTGACAGCTGGGGCACTGGTCAGCGCCACCATGCCGCCCGCTCAAGCGGACCAATGCCCCAACAGTGAGGTGGTGTTCGCTCGTGGCACCGGCGAGCCCCCCGGACTTGGTGGGGTGGGCCAAGCGTTCGTCGACTCGCTCCAGTCCCAACTCCCGGGGCAATCCATCGGCGTCTACCCGGTCAACTACCCGGCGACAAACGACTACGTCAACAGCGCGTTGGCCGGTGCCAGCGACGCCAGCGCTCATGTTCAGAACACCGTGGCGACTTGTCCCAACACCAAAGTGGTGCTTGGTGGCTATTCGCAGGGCGCGGGCGTGATGGACCTGGTCAGCAACCAGCTGCCGCCCCAGCCGGCCGATCATGTCGCTGCAGTCGCTCTCTTCGGTAACCCGTCGAGTAGCTACGCGAATTCGCTGACGAACGGTCAAATCCCGGCGGTCAACTCCGCGTATCGCCCCAAGACCATCGACTTGTGCATTCCCGACGACATCATCTGCGCCGAAGGCGGAAACATGGTCCCCCACCTGATGTATGTCCAGTCCGGAATGCCAGACCAAGCCGCCACATTTGTTGCCAGTCGGCTGCAGCCGTCATCGACATAG
- a CDS encoding GlsB/YeaQ/YmgE family stress response membrane protein, with product MIGAIILAIIVGAIIGVVARLIMPGRQSIGMIMTVLIGAVGGLIGSAVASAFGYHNANGGIAWIPLIIGVVVAIILIAAYEAVTGRRRGGTPLGGSRRL from the coding sequence ATGATCGGAGCAATAATTCTCGCCATCATCGTGGGCGCCATTATCGGTGTGGTGGCACGTCTCATCATGCCGGGCAGGCAGAGCATCGGCATGATCATGACGGTGCTGATCGGTGCCGTGGGTGGCTTGATCGGCTCGGCGGTGGCCAGTGCGTTCGGCTATCACAACGCCAATGGGGGCATCGCCTGGATCCCGCTGATCATCGGGGTCGTCGTCGCCATCATCCTCATCGCGGCTTACGAGGCAGTCACGGGCCGTCGCCGTGGCGGAACGCCTCTTGGTGGGTCGCGCAGGCTTTAA
- a CDS encoding MMPL/RND family transporter, which yields MSADATEQPTDVLPAPVEAAKSRLAQWIRRLAVPLILVWVGVTVILNVVVPQLDTVGQMRSVSMSPKDAPSMIAIKRVGSDFREFKSDSSAMIVLEGQQPLGDAAHKFYDGLVAKLRADKKHVENVQDFWSDPLTAAGSQSPDGKAAYVQVYLAGNQGESLANESVETVQSIIKNTPAPPGVKAYVTGAAPLLADQHIAGDRSLKMITALTFLVIIVMLLGVYRSIVTVLLVLAMVFVELAAARGVVAFLGYYKLIGLSTFATNLLVMLAIAAATDYAIFLFGRYQEARTLGEDRETAFYTMYRGTSHVILGSGLTIAGATFCLRFTRLPYFQTLGVPLAIGMLVVVFAALTLGAAVVVVASHFGLLEPKRAMRIRGWRKIGATIVRWPGPVLAAAVAVALVGLVMLPSYRAGFDNRIYMPSDIPANLGYAAADRHFSQARMNPDMLLIETDHDMRNPADFLVIDKVAKAVFRTSGIGRVQAITRPLGTPINHTSIPFAISMQGTTQQLNMKYMQDRMKDMLRMGEEMQITINSMEKMLDITRQMSETTHSMVTKFHGMVGDVQELRDQISNFDDFWRPIRSYFYWEKHCYDIPICWSLRSIFDALDGIDTLTDDIQNLMPDLDRLDTLIPQMLTIMPPMIATMKNMRVMQLTMQQTMGGMQDQMAEMMKDQQAMGHAFDDAKNDDSFYLPPEAFTNPDFKRGIKMFLSPDGHAVRMIIFHEGDPASPEGISTVEPMKHAVHEAIKGTPLEGSKVYLGGTAPMYKDLSTGAIYDLIIAGVASLCLIFIVMLVVTRSIIAAAVIVGTVVLSLGSAVGLSVLIWQHIVGLDLHWMVLAMSIIILLAVGSDYNLLLVARFKEEIHAGLKTGIIRAMGGSGSVVTSAGLVFAFTMMSMVISDLRVIGQVGTTIGLGLLFDTLVVRSFMTPSIAALLGRWFWWPQRVRVRPASQLLRPYPPRPVVRQLLADAP from the coding sequence ATGAGCGCCGACGCAACCGAGCAACCGACCGATGTCTTGCCGGCCCCTGTCGAAGCGGCTAAGTCGCGTCTGGCGCAGTGGATCCGTCGGCTGGCAGTACCGCTGATCCTCGTCTGGGTCGGGGTCACCGTCATCCTGAATGTGGTTGTGCCGCAGCTCGATACGGTTGGCCAGATGCGCTCGGTGTCGATGAGCCCCAAGGACGCGCCGTCGATGATCGCCATCAAGCGCGTGGGCAGCGACTTCCGTGAGTTCAAATCGGACAGTTCGGCCATGATCGTGCTGGAAGGCCAGCAACCACTCGGCGACGCGGCCCACAAGTTCTACGACGGACTGGTCGCCAAACTGCGGGCGGACAAGAAACACGTCGAGAACGTCCAAGACTTCTGGAGCGACCCACTGACAGCAGCGGGCTCGCAGAGCCCCGACGGGAAGGCTGCCTACGTCCAGGTATACCTGGCCGGGAATCAGGGCGAGAGTCTTGCTAACGAATCCGTCGAGACGGTGCAGAGCATCATCAAGAATACTCCGGCACCGCCGGGGGTGAAGGCCTACGTCACCGGGGCAGCCCCACTTCTTGCCGATCAGCACATAGCCGGCGACCGAAGCCTGAAAATGATCACTGCGCTCACCTTCCTGGTGATCATCGTCATGTTGCTGGGCGTTTACCGGTCGATCGTCACCGTGTTGCTGGTGCTGGCGATGGTCTTCGTCGAGCTGGCAGCGGCCCGCGGTGTGGTGGCGTTCCTCGGCTATTACAAGCTCATCGGGCTATCGACGTTCGCCACCAACCTGCTGGTGATGTTAGCCATCGCCGCCGCCACTGACTACGCGATTTTTCTGTTCGGCCGCTACCAGGAAGCCCGCACCCTCGGCGAGGATCGAGAGACGGCGTTCTACACGATGTACCGTGGGACGAGCCACGTGATCCTCGGGTCGGGCCTGACGATTGCCGGCGCCACCTTCTGCCTGCGCTTCACCCGGCTGCCGTACTTCCAGACACTTGGCGTCCCGCTCGCGATCGGCATGCTCGTCGTGGTCTTCGCCGCGCTCACCCTGGGAGCCGCGGTCGTCGTCGTGGCGAGTCATTTCGGTCTATTAGAACCGAAACGGGCGATGCGGATCCGCGGCTGGCGAAAGATCGGTGCCACCATCGTGCGCTGGCCCGGACCCGTCCTGGCGGCGGCAGTGGCGGTCGCGTTGGTCGGCCTGGTGATGTTGCCCAGCTACCGAGCAGGCTTCGACAACCGCATTTACATGCCCAGCGACATCCCGGCGAACCTGGGCTACGCGGCAGCCGACCGGCATTTCTCGCAGGCGAGAATGAACCCAGACATGCTGCTGATCGAAACCGACCACGACATGCGCAATCCGGCCGATTTTCTCGTCATCGACAAAGTGGCCAAAGCGGTCTTCCGGACATCCGGCATAGGACGCGTACAGGCCATCACCAGACCGCTGGGGACCCCGATCAACCACACGTCGATCCCGTTCGCGATCAGCATGCAGGGCACCACCCAGCAGCTGAACATGAAGTACATGCAGGACCGCATGAAAGACATGCTGCGGATGGGTGAGGAAATGCAGATCACGATCAACAGCATGGAGAAGATGCTCGACATCACCAGACAGATGTCGGAAACCACGCACAGCATGGTCACCAAATTTCACGGTATGGTCGGCGACGTGCAGGAATTGCGAGATCAAATCTCGAATTTCGACGATTTCTGGCGGCCTATCCGTAGCTATTTCTACTGGGAGAAACACTGCTACGACATCCCGATTTGTTGGTCGCTTCGATCCATATTCGACGCGCTCGACGGCATCGACACGTTGACCGATGACATTCAGAATCTGATGCCGGACTTGGACCGCCTGGACACGCTGATTCCACAGATGCTCACGATCATGCCGCCAATGATCGCCACGATGAAGAACATGCGTGTCATGCAGCTAACCATGCAGCAAACCATGGGCGGCATGCAGGATCAGATGGCAGAGATGATGAAAGATCAGCAGGCGATGGGCCACGCGTTCGACGATGCCAAAAACGACGACAGCTTCTATCTGCCGCCGGAAGCCTTCACCAACCCCGATTTCAAGCGCGGGATCAAGATGTTCCTGTCGCCCGACGGCCACGCGGTCCGGATGATCATCTTCCATGAGGGTGATCCCGCGTCGCCCGAAGGTATCTCGACCGTCGAACCGATGAAACACGCCGTGCACGAAGCCATCAAGGGCACACCATTGGAGGGATCGAAAGTTTACCTCGGTGGGACCGCACCGATGTATAAGGACCTGTCCACCGGCGCCATATACGACTTGATCATCGCCGGGGTAGCCTCCCTGTGTTTGATTTTCATCGTCATGCTGGTCGTCACGCGCAGCATCATCGCGGCGGCCGTCATCGTCGGCACCGTGGTGCTGTCGTTGGGCAGTGCGGTCGGGCTGTCGGTGCTGATCTGGCAGCACATCGTGGGCCTCGATCTGCACTGGATGGTGCTGGCGATGTCGATCATCATCCTGTTGGCGGTGGGTTCGGACTACAACCTGCTGCTGGTGGCGCGGTTCAAAGAAGAGATCCACGCGGGCCTGAAGACCGGCATCATCCGCGCGATGGGCGGTAGCGGCTCTGTTGTCACGTCGGCCGGCCTCGTGTTCGCCTTTACCATGATGTCCATGGTGATCAGCGACCTGCGTGTCATCGGCCAGGTCGGCACCACCATCGGCCTTGGTCTGCTGTTCGACACGCTGGTGGTGCGCTCCTTCATGACGCCGTCCATCGCCGCGCTGCTCGGCCGCTGGTTCTGGTGGCCGCAACGGGTCCGCGTTCGGCCGGCCAGCCAGTTGCTTCGGCCATACCCACCGCGTCCGGTGGTACGCCAGCTTCTGGCGGATGCGCCGTGA
- a CDS encoding nuclear transport factor 2 family protein, producing MSAQEHNIELVKNGYAAFAAGDVETLMNLFDDNLEWIQPGESAISGTHHGKGELGQLLARFAEKSLRVTPRRFLADGDLVVALTDITVGAESGQDADVFTLRDDKVVRAQVHTDTAMMERVYGKKQVVAG from the coding sequence ATGTCAGCGCAAGAGCACAACATCGAGCTGGTCAAAAACGGCTATGCCGCATTCGCGGCAGGCGACGTCGAAACGCTGATGAACCTATTCGACGACAACCTCGAGTGGATCCAGCCGGGCGAAAGCGCGATCAGCGGGACCCACCACGGCAAAGGCGAACTCGGCCAACTGCTGGCCCGGTTCGCCGAGAAGTCGTTGCGGGTCACGCCACGCCGTTTTTTGGCTGACGGCGATCTGGTCGTCGCCCTTACCGACATCACCGTTGGCGCGGAAAGTGGCCAAGACGCCGATGTGTTCACGCTGCGCGATGACAAAGTGGTGCGGGCGCAGGTGCACACCGACACGGCAATGATGGAGCGGGTGTACGGCAAGAAGCAGGTGGTGGCCGGCTAG
- a CDS encoding DUF5078 domain-containing protein, translated as MRRYYRKPVLCAGAAVLALGLAATALPGRAAADSTDDYPIPRRMINTTCTAEQILAAARDYAPVYYERYMNDYHNHQNFQQAVQDKAHWFFSLSPAERRQYSDHLYEPGVRDPMSIQWVNNFKIFFNNKGVVAKETDHCAEYPPGDMSVWDW; from the coding sequence ATGCGTCGCTATTACCGGAAACCCGTTCTCTGCGCGGGCGCGGCTGTGCTCGCCCTCGGCCTCGCCGCGACGGCCCTACCGGGGCGCGCCGCAGCGGACTCCACAGATGACTACCCGATACCTCGGAGAATGATCAACACTACGTGCACGGCCGAGCAAATACTGGCGGCCGCCAGAGACTACGCTCCGGTTTATTACGAGCGGTACATGAACGACTACCACAATCACCAGAATTTCCAGCAGGCGGTCCAAGACAAGGCGCACTGGTTCTTCTCATTGTCGCCCGCGGAGCGCAGGCAGTACTCGGACCACTTGTACGAACCGGGTGTGCGCGATCCTATGTCGATCCAGTGGGTTAACAACTTCAAGATTTTCTTCAACAATAAGGGCGTTGTCGCGAAAGAAACCGACCACTGCGCCGAGTATCCACCGGGTGACATGTCGGTGTGGGACTGGTAG
- a CDS encoding cutinase family protein, whose translation MSARIIACLVAAAAVTAGALLTTATGAVADPCPDSEVVFARGTNEPPGVGAVGQAFIDSLRSQARGRSIGVYAVNYPATDAFVSSSYAGAGDARGHIENMAASCPATRMVLGGYSQGAGVIDLATDSMPPQVADHVAAVALFGNPESTFARTLGGGRLPTISPLYRPKTIALCVADDPICSEGRNPAAHVAYIQSGMTNEAASFAAGRL comes from the coding sequence ATGAGTGCGCGGATCATCGCGTGCCTCGTTGCGGCTGCCGCGGTGACGGCTGGCGCGCTGCTGACCACCGCGACTGGTGCGGTAGCCGATCCCTGCCCAGACAGTGAGGTGGTGTTCGCGCGCGGCACCAACGAGCCTCCCGGCGTCGGCGCGGTCGGCCAGGCGTTCATCGACTCACTGAGGTCGCAAGCACGTGGGCGGTCAATCGGCGTCTACGCGGTCAACTACCCGGCGACCGACGCGTTCGTCAGCAGCTCGTACGCCGGTGCCGGTGACGCACGGGGTCATATCGAAAACATGGCTGCGAGCTGTCCCGCCACTCGAATGGTGCTGGGCGGATATTCGCAAGGGGCGGGTGTCATCGACTTGGCGACCGACTCCATGCCGCCCCAGGTGGCCGACCACGTCGCCGCGGTGGCGCTGTTCGGCAATCCGGAAAGCACGTTCGCCAGGACGCTGGGCGGCGGCCGGCTCCCCACCATCAGCCCCCTGTACCGGCCCAAGACCATCGCCTTGTGCGTCGCCGACGACCCGATCTGTTCGGAGGGCAGAAATCCCGCTGCGCACGTCGCGTACATCCAATCGGGCATGACCAACGAGGCCGCTTCGTTCGCCGCTGGTCGGCTCTGA